The Meleagris gallopavo isolate NT-WF06-2002-E0010 breed Aviagen turkey brand Nicholas breeding stock chromosome 10, Turkey_5.1, whole genome shotgun sequence genome contains a region encoding:
- the LMX1A gene encoding LIM homeobox transcription factor 1-alpha isoform X1 yields the protein MGPASAKGAEEGKDHKRPKRPRTILTTQQRRAFKASFEVSSKPCRKVRETLAAETGLSVRVVQVWFQNQRAKMKKLARRQQQQQQDQQNTQRLSSGTQPSPFPTQNALSGPSKPSRQNNHIPTMPTARSCLAAQPNSSGPGGLEGLMNPYTALQPPQQLLGMEQVYSSDPFRQGLTPPQMPGDHMHPYGAEPLFHDMDSDDTSLSNLGDCFLATTDAGPLQTRAGNPIDHLYSMQSSYFTS from the exons atgggcccAGCCTCAGCAAAGGGAGCTGAGGAGGGGAAGGACCACAAGCGACCCAAGCGCCCACGCACCATCCTGACCACGCAACAGCGCAGGGCCTTCAAGGCATCCTTTGAGGTCTCCTCCAAACCCTGCAGGAAG GTGCGGGAGACACTGGCAGCCGAGACAGGGCTGAGCGTACGTGTGGTGCAGGTCTGGTTCCAGAACCAGAGAGCAAAG ATGAAGAAGCTggccaggaggcagcagcagcaacagcaggacCAGCAGAACACGCAGCGCTTGAGCTCAGGTACCCAACCCTCCCCATTTCCCACCCAAAATGCCCTCTCTGGGCCTTCCAAGCCTTCCCGCCAAAACAACCACATCCCTACCATGCCAACAGCTCGCTCCTGTCTTGCAGCCCAGCCAAACAGCAGTGGTCCTGGGGGGCTGGAGGGGCTTATGAACCCCTACACCGCTCTGCAACCaccacagcagctcctgggcaTGGAGCAGGTCTACAGCTCCGACCCCTTCCGGCAAGGTCTCACCCCCCCGCAGATGCCTGGAGACCACATGCACCCCTATG GTGCTGAGCCCCTCttccatgacatggacagcGACGATACCTCACTGAGCAACCTGGGTGACTGCTTCCTTGCCACGACAGATGCGGGGCCACTGCAGACACGGGCAGGGAACCCCATCGATCACTTGTATTCCATGCAGAGCTCTTACTTCACCTCCTGA
- the LMX1A gene encoding LIM homeobox transcription factor 1-alpha isoform X2 produces the protein MGPASAKGAEEGKDHKRPKRPRTILTTQQRRAFKASFEVSSKPCRKVRETLAAETGLSVRVVQVWFQNQRAKMKKLARRQQQQQQDQQNTQRLSSAQPNSSGPGGLEGLMNPYTALQPPQQLLGMEQVYSSDPFRQGLTPPQMPGDHMHPYGAEPLFHDMDSDDTSLSNLGDCFLATTDAGPLQTRAGNPIDHLYSMQSSYFTS, from the exons atgggcccAGCCTCAGCAAAGGGAGCTGAGGAGGGGAAGGACCACAAGCGACCCAAGCGCCCACGCACCATCCTGACCACGCAACAGCGCAGGGCCTTCAAGGCATCCTTTGAGGTCTCCTCCAAACCCTGCAGGAAG GTGCGGGAGACACTGGCAGCCGAGACAGGGCTGAGCGTACGTGTGGTGCAGGTCTGGTTCCAGAACCAGAGAGCAAAG ATGAAGAAGCTggccaggaggcagcagcagcaacagcaggacCAGCAGAACACGCAGCGCTTGAGCTCAG CCCAGCCAAACAGCAGTGGTCCTGGGGGGCTGGAGGGGCTTATGAACCCCTACACCGCTCTGCAACCaccacagcagctcctgggcaTGGAGCAGGTCTACAGCTCCGACCCCTTCCGGCAAGGTCTCACCCCCCCGCAGATGCCTGGAGACCACATGCACCCCTATG GTGCTGAGCCCCTCttccatgacatggacagcGACGATACCTCACTGAGCAACCTGGGTGACTGCTTCCTTGCCACGACAGATGCGGGGCCACTGCAGACACGGGCAGGGAACCCCATCGATCACTTGTATTCCATGCAGAGCTCTTACTTCACCTCCTGA